In Methanofollis aquaemaris, the genomic window TGGGTGTCCCCGGACTGTTTCTGGCAGTCCCGCTCACGCTGATGGCGAAGGCCGTGCTGGAATACTCCGATGAAACCCGGTGGATCGCCGGTCTCCTTGGGCCCGCAGAATAATGGGGAAGACAGGCGTCAGGCGGAAAGTCGCCGGAAAAACACTCGGCACCGCCACCCTCATCGCGATCTTCCTCATCCTCGCAGGATCACTCGTGATGCGGATCCTGCATTTCTCCAGGGGTGCACTCGCCGTGGCCGGCGGACTGATCCTCCTTGTCCTCGCTCTGCGCATGTGCTTGCCGGCGGGGAGAAAGAAACCCCCGGCCCAATGAACGAGGAGCGCCTCATGGAAATGGCCATCCCGCTCCTCCTCAACCCGATCGGTATGAACATAACGGTGGAAGGATTCCCCAAACCCCACACACACCCTTTACGATCGTTTTTCTCTTTGCTTGTCTCTCCTTTGCCTTCCCCACCCGATCCCGGAGGAGTACGGGGACTCGAACCCCCGGCGAAGGCGAAAAGGAAGGCGAATATTCAGAGGGACACAACGACAGAAGGATAAAAATTTCAACAGAGCCAAAAAAGAGAGTGGTTCAGAAATTGGGCGGCAAAAGTACGCCGTTGATCCCGTAGACTACGCCGTTGCCAGCCTCGATCTCTGACGTGGCCACCCTGATGCCGTTCACCGTCACATTGCCACCGACGGTTGCAACCTCGATCGAGGTTCCAGCAAGTGTCGTCAGGTTTGTGGGTGCTGCAAAATCAGCCGGAGTATACGTGCCTTCCACGATGTGACCGAGGACTAAAGGCCGCAGATCAATCTCAGGATATGCCCGCATCTCGGTCTCCTTGTCCCGTGGGATATACTCCTCCACCCCCTCATCGAGCGGTACAAAGATCGTATACGGTCCCGGACCGGAAAGATCCTCATTGACCTCGGTCAGGTACACGAAGTCGAGAAAGGTGCGGTAGCTCCCGGCCTTAATCATCTCATTGACCAGGGTGTCGGCAACCTCAGCCGATGTCCCGGTCTCGTTCTCCATCCCGATGACCGCGGCAGGTGTTTCCTCCGCCGTTGTTTCGACCGGAAGAGGTGTTGGTGTCGGTGTCGACGGTGCCTGCTGGGTACAACCCGCAATGAATGCCACTCCTACAACACAGAGGAGCACATAGAGCAGGATCAATTTTTTCATCCCAAATCCCCCCATATTCCGCTGAGCGGTTTTACTATCCAGAACACAATCTCACATATATACATTTTTATAATTGACGTGCCCCGCCCACTGCAGAAGAAACCCCGGAAACAAAGACTGAGGGCTATAATTCTTCTATCTTCAGATCCGCCGCCAGCATTTCACCCAAACATAAAAGCAGGCAGATAAATACCCCCACACCCCAGTCCCTTCTATGCAATGCCCGGTCTGCGGTGCCGCCTGTCTTCAGGACGCAGGTTCGGTGCTCGACACCCTCCAGAACGTCTTCGCCCCCTGCGACAGGTGCGCCGCCGTCCCCCTCGACAAACGCCGTCCTCTCCCCGCGGATTATGAACCGGCACCCCCCTGCCGATGCGGGCACCGGTTCATCGACGACGTCTTCGCCGCCTGCTACCTGATCTTCATCGAAGAAGGGATCTTCACCGGCGCTGAGGCGCTCGGTGCCATCGCCACCCCGGTCGTCAACCCCGGGTTTGTGATGGCCTCCCCTCCTTTCCTCCCCCAG contains:
- a CDS encoding MarC family protein, translating into MGKTGVRRKVAGKTLGTATLIAIFLILAGSLVMRILHFSRGALAVAGGLILLVLALRMCLPAGRKKPPAQ
- a CDS encoding fasciclin domain-containing protein, with the protein product MKKLILLYVLLCVVGVAFIAGCTQQAPSTPTPTPLPVETTAEETPAAVIGMENETGTSAEVADTLVNEMIKAGSYRTFLDFVYLTEVNEDLSGPGPYTIFVPLDEGVEEYIPRDKETEMRAYPEIDLRPLVLGHIVEGTYTPADFAAPTNLTTLAGTSIEVATVGGNVTVNGIRVATSEIEAGNGVVYGINGVLLPPNF